The following proteins are encoded in a genomic region of Diadema setosum chromosome 10, eeDiaSeto1, whole genome shotgun sequence:
- the LOC140233615 gene encoding integrase/recombinase xerD homolog: protein MASHLVQSRSDGTSNKYYSSFRKWEAFITAEGGRAIPAEPIHVALYLTSLIDAGKSPSVVQSAMYAIKGPKWAHGMRGLEDPTTNNFVLNLIEAAKRKNYKRVSKKDILSNEQLVRLCDNHSDTHDILVLRDLAFIVLCFSGFFRFDEARSLKCNDITFHDNYMSVYVSKSKTDQFRKGDEVVISKGLTNACPMRILKRYMECAKIDPKSGHFLFKPAYANKGKVSLIHKNKSMSYTRTHETVVARLKEVGEGLNLGLHSLRASGATAAARAKVKGRIWKRHGRWKGDRAKDGYIEDSLEERLSVTQALHL from the exons ATGGCATCTCATTTAGTGCAGTCCAGGAGCGATGGCACCTCAAACAAGTATTACTCATCTTTTCGTAAATGGGAAGCGTTTATCACCGCAGAGGGCGGTAGAGCGATTCCGGCAGAGCCCATACACGTTGCACTGTACTTGACGAGTCTGATCGACGCGGGAAAGTCGCCTAGCGTCGTTCAAAGCGCCATGTATGCCATtaaagg ccctaaaTGGGCCCACGGTATGAGGGGTCTAGAGGATCCTACGACCAATAATTTTGTGTTAAATTTGATCGAAGCAGCAAAAAGGAAGAATTACAAAAGAGTATCCAAGAAGGATATTTTGTCAAATGAGCAACTTGTGCGCCTTTGTGACAATCACAGTGACACCCATGACATTCTGGTTCTTCGCGATTTAGCGTTCATCGTTCTTTGTTTTAGTGGATTTTTTAGGTTCGACGAAGCTCGTTCCTTGAAGTGTAACGATATTACTTTTCATGATAATTACATGTCTGTGTACGTTTCGAAAAGTAAGACTGATCAATTCAGGAAGGGAGATGAAGTAGTCATCAGCAAAGGTCTGACAAATGCATGCCCCATGAGAATTTTGAAACGTTATATGGAGTGTGCAAAAATAGACCCAAAGTCGGGTCATTTTCTGTTCAAGCCTGCATACGCCAATAAAGGCAAAGTGTCTTTGATACATAAAAACAAGTCCATGAGTTACACAAGAACACACGAGACGGTTGTAGCTCGCCTGAAAGAGGTCGGCGAAGGCTTGAATTTGGGTCTTCACTCATTAAGAGCCAGTGGAGCAACGGCTGCTGCCAGGGCCAAAGTGAAGGGCAGAATATGGAAAAGACACGGTAGATGGAAAGGAGACAGGGCCAAAGATGGCTATATAGAGGATAGTCTGGAAGAAAGACTATCAGTCACCCAGGCGTTACATTTGTAA